The genomic DNA ATCGGACCGGACTGTCGCGTGCTAGTGCCGGGGAGTACGGCTCCGACCTCAGCCGAGCGGAGATATTGTTTAATGCCCGCCACATTCAACCGGTAGCCGGATTTCGCGATCAATTTACCTATTCCAATATCGGCTACGCTGCTGCGGCTGAGGCAATGGCCCTTTCTGTGGGGCATCCATTTGACCGCATCTTAAACGACTATCTCTTGACCCCACTCGGACTGCGGCCCGGTAATATGTCACGTGCGGACGACAATGTTGCCGCTCCCCACTATCAAATCGAAGGCAAGGTTCGGGCTGTCCCTGCCATGTTCGTGGACAATCTGCTTGGAGCAATCGGTCAGACAATGAGTGCTCGTGAGGCAGCAACGTGGCTGCGCTTTCATCTCGCGGAAGGAAAATCATCCGCCGTCGGCTCGTCTCGGCAAATAAAAGAGACGCATCTGCTGCAAACTGCGCGCAGGGATCAAACGCTCAATGATGGTTATGGTCTTGGCTGGCACGTTCGCAATCGGCGCATTCAGCACGACGGCAGCATTCGCGGATTTCGAGCCAACATTTGGTGCGATTTGGCAGGCGGCCTGGCAATATTTGTAGCGACCAATCTCGGTTCAGGTTTCGCTCACTTCGCGGTTACCAATCGAATAATACAGCTAATGCGTGGTGAGACCGTAACGGACTGGATTACCCATTTCGATGAGGTCTTGCGGAAGGAATTCATTGACCGGGTTACAAGCTTCAATGAGGAAAAGCGCAAGGAACCGGTCTCTACATCTCGTTGGTCTCAGGAAGAGTTTGTCGGTACTTATAGACACGAAGGGTTTGGCTTGCTCCACATCGAACCAAAAGACAACCATCTGTGGTTTCGCATTGATGGATTGTCCGGCTTTGACGGTCCGTTGATGCGCTTTTCGAGTTTGGGGTTTGAATATCAGGGTGAGCGAGATGCCATGGCTTTGGCTCGCATGGCATTTGCAAGCCCACCACAGGGTGACCGCGCGCGGCTTCGGTTTCAGAGCGACGGCCACACGATCCAAGGCCTGACGTGGGACGATTGGTTTGGCAGCGCGAGATTTGTACGAAGTTAGCTCCCAATCGTCGTATGTCCGGTCCTGGGCCCATCGCTGACATCAAGTGGGACTCCGTTGACGTCGTCTTCCGCGCGTAAAGCGGACGCGACAGTTCCAGGAGATAGTCGCTCTCGTGCTCTGGGCGTAGCGAGGTACCCCTTAGGATGTTGCGGCCTTCACCTTCATGGAGACGGGCAGCGGAAAGCGGAGCCCCCGTGCCCAAGCCGGGCGACGCGATGCGGGCTGCTTCTGCGGCAGCTTGCCGAAACGCGCGAGGGCTTGCATCAGCGCAGCCCGGATGGCCGGCTCGATCTTCGCGCAGATGAACCAGCAGACCAGCCCAAGCAGGCCGAGCGCGATCCAGAGTGCCGAGGTGGCATCGAAGCCTGCGTCGATCAGGGCACGAATGATCGCCGCGCCGATGACGTTGTGGGTGAGATAGAGCGGGTAGGTGATCAGTCCCAGCGTTCGCAAATAGGCCGGTGCTTCGGGTGCTGCGGCGCCCGCAGAGCGCCTGTTTCTCCTCGCGGCAAGGGCAATGAGGAGCACGGCAAGCGCCCAGACCATGATCGGCACGAGAGCCGATTGATCGGCGATGGCGGGGATCGAGGTCAGGAAGAAGGAAGCGAAGACGTAGATCTCCGCGGCGCCCGAGAGACAGGTGACGACAACGGCGAACTGCTCCAGCGCCGTCAATTCCCTGTTCGCGGAGATGAACAGCCAAATCCCCAGCGCAAAGAAGCAGCCATGGCTCAACAGGAAGGCCGCGCACGGCACCCGAAACATCAGGATGACCAGATAGGGCAGGTCGGACGGCGTCGTGCAGGACGCGACCAGCAGCGCGACGGCATTGAAGATCGCGCTGTAGATGGTGAGGCCGAAGGCCAGGTGCCGCAGCGTGATCTTCCTCGTGAGCATCGCGCAGAACACGAGCCCATAGAACGCCGTCTCGGCGGCCAGCGTCCAATAGACCTCGTCGAGCCACTGGCCCGTGACGCCCTTGGGCACCATCAGCATGGCGTGGATGTAGGGCAGGATGAGCTCGGAGGCCGGACCAGTGCCGAACAGCAGCAGGACGAGGAAGGTCGCGGTGGCGCACACCCACACCGCCGGATAGAGCCTGAGCGCGCGGCCGAGCAGAAACGCGCCCGGTGAAGATGTGCTCGCGGAATTCGCAATGACGAAACCGGAGATCACGAAAAAGATCTCGACGCCGACCCAGCCGAACCACGTGAAGGCCGCGGCGGAGGGGTAGATCACGTCGGCGGCGACGGTGCGCTCGAAGCCGGGGACACCGATCGACGTCCAGGCCCAGGACCAGAACATCTGGTGGAAAATGGCAACGCCGAGCGCGGCGGCGAAGCGCAGTGGATCCAGCAGGGGCAAATGGCTCTTCACGGCAATGGACCGGATTCATGCGAACGATGACGCAGGAGATAGTGAATCCGGTCAGGGTGCTCTGCGAGGTGGGTCACACATGCTCCAGCGCGCCGACTGTGCAGATCTCAGTGTGGGAGTAGGTGTCCTCAGCTCTCGAGTCCCGGAGGCAGCGCAGCGTCGCTTCCAACGAAGCGCTGCAGAGCCGGGGCCCATGTCTCCATGGTGCCGTGTTGGCTTCTGGGTCTCGGCTCTGCGCAGCAGCGTTGCACGCTGCAGCGCGTCCGGGACACGAGATGGCACAAAATAAAACGGGGCCCGAAAGGGCCCCGCAAAACTCCTCGACGCTTAAGCCGATCTTACTTGATCTTGGCTTCGCGGAATTCGACGTGCTTGCGCGCGACCGGATCGTACTTCTTCTTGACCAGCTTGTCGGTCATGGTGCGCGAATTCTTCTTGGCGACGTAGTAGAAGCCGGTGTCGGCCGAGGACACGAGCTTGACCTTGATGGTGACCGCTTTGGCCATGTTCAGAACCTCAGGAATGAAGGGAATCTGGAGCCGGCCAAACGGCCCGCGTTGGCCGGCAACCTAGCCAGAAACCGCCTGATGTCAAGGTTTTAGGGGTCGAAAACTGCCCGAAACGGGCCCTTTACCCCTCGAAGAACCGGTTTTTCGGCCTGGGCAGGCCGAAATTCTCCCTCAAAGTGGGCCCTTCATACTCTTTCCGGAAAATCCCGCGCCGCTGCAGCTCCGGGACCACCTTGTCGACGAAATCGTCGAGGCCGGCGGGCAGGAACGGGAACATGATGTTGAAGCCGTCGGAGCCGCGCCCGACCAGCCATTCCTCCATCTGGTCGGCGATGGTTTTGGCGGTGCCGACAAAGGACAGCCCGCCATAGCCGCCGACGCGCTGGGCGAGCTGGCGCACGGTGAGCTTGTCGCGCCTGGCGAGGTCGACCATGCGCTGGCGGCCGCTCTTGCTGGCATTGGTCTCCGGAATCTCCGGCAGCTGTCCGTCCGGATCGAAGCCGGAGGCGTCGGTGCCGAGGATGACGGAGAGCGAGGCGATGGCGCTGTCGTAATGCACGCGGCTGTCGAGCAAGGCGCGCTTTTCCTTGGCCTCATCGACGCTGTCGCCGACCACGACGAAAGCGCCGGGCAGGATCTTGAGATGCTCGGGGTCGCGGCCGATCTTCTCCATGCGGCCCTTGATGTCGGCGTAGAGCTTTTGCCCGTCGGCGAGACTGCCGCCGCCGGTGAAGACAGCTTCCGCCGTTTCGGCCGCGAGCTGCTTGCCGTCTTCGGAGGCGCCGGCCTGAACGATCACGGGCCAGCCCTGCACGGGGCGGGCGATGTTGAGGGGACCGCGCACCTTCAGATATTTGCCGTGGTGGTCGAGCGTGTGCATCTTGGCGGGATCGAAGAACAGGCCGCTCTCGACGTCGCGCACGAAGGCATCGTCGGCGAAGGAATCCCACAGGCCCGTGACGACATCGTAGAACTCGCGGGCGCGCTTGTAGCGCTCGGCGTGCTCCATGTGATCGTCGAGGCCGAAATTCAACGCCGCGTCCGGGTTCGACGTCGTGACGATATTCCAGCCGGCGCGCCCGCCGCTGAGATGGTCGAGCGAGGCAAAGCGGCGCGCGACGTGATAGGGCTCGTCAAAGGTGGTCGAACCCGTCGCGATCAGGCCGATCCGCTCGGTGACCGCGGAGAGCGCCGACAGCAGCGTGAACGGCTCGAACGAGGTCACGGTGTGGCTGCGCTTCAGCGCATTGACCGGCATGTTCAACACGGCGAGGTGATCGGCCATGAAGAAGGCGTCGAACTTGCCGGCCTCGAGCTTCTGGATCAGGGTCTTGATGTGGCCGAAATTGAAATTGGCGTCGGGCCAGGCCCCGGGATAGCGCCAGGCGCCCGTGTGAATGCTGATCGGGCGCATGAACGCGCCAAGCTTGAGTTGCCGTTGTGCCATCGCCCGGTGTCCTTCTTCATTGTCGTTCGGAAAGACATAGGCACGCGCGGGAACTCCGCCATTGGCGGGAGCGGGAAGATTATTTTGTTTTTTGCAGCTCTCTCAGCACGTCATTCCGGGGCGCGCCGGCATGGCGCGAACTGGGGTGCGCGATTGCGCACCCATCGGGTCGCGGAGACGATGGATGAATGGATTCCGGGCTCGCGCTACGCGCGCTCCGGAATGACGAGAGGAGAGAGGGGCGCGTCCCGTAATACAGCCTCAGCCCAAAATATCCTTTTGCATCTTGCCGCCGTAGAAATGGAAGAACGGCACCGGCGCGTCGTGGCGGAGCGGGCCGGTGGCAAGACGGGTGTCGAGCTCGTTGAGCACGTTGCGCGTCATCGGATGCAGATCCGCCAGCGGCTTCGAGCCGAGCTCGACCCAGACCAATTCGACCAGCTCGGCATCGGCGTGGATGACGCCGTCGACGCGATGGGTGATCGCGGAGGCGTCCGCGGTGAAGAAGCGCGTGTCGAAGCGCTTGACGCGGCCGGGCGGGGTGATCGCACGGGCGATCAGGAACAGGCTGGAGGGATCGGGCAGCAGGCCGGCATCGGCGAATGGCTTCCAGGGACCGTCGAGCTTCGTCAGCTTGGCCTCGGTCTTGCGGCCGAGGCAGAGACCGGTCTCCTCGCAAGCTTCGCGGATCGCGGCAATCGCCAGCGACTTCGCGCGCGAGGCCGGCGTCTTCGGGCTGCCCTTGGCGAGATTGGCTTCCAGCTCGGCGGTGATCGGCGCGGCGCAGGGCACGCGATAATCGGCCTTGTCGACGCGTCCACCCGGGAAGACGAATTTCCCGGGCATGAACACTACCTTGTCGTGGCGTTTGCCGACCAGCACCTTCGGAATGGCGCCGCTGCGATCGACCAGGATCAGGGTCGCCGCATCCCGGGGGCGGAAATAGGGATGATGGTCTGCTTCCTTTTCCTCGTGGACCTTTGCCTTGTCCGCGACTTGCGCAATATCCGTCATGTCCTCACCCGAACTCTTCTTGCTTATTTGGCCTATACCGGCGGAATACCATCGGGAGGGCTCTCGTCAAACCCGTGCATACGCAGAGCCCATTGCAAGCCGACCACAGCTCCCTTCACCGGCTGCAGCAGCGCGAGCGAGGCGACGAAAGTGAAGGGCAGATAGGCCGCGAAGCTGATCCAGACCGGCGTGGTGTAATTGGTCTCGATCCACAAAACGGCCGGCACCACGATGTGGCCGACGATGACGATGACGAGATAGGCGGGCAGGTCATCGGCGCGGTGCGGCGTGAAATCGAGGCCGCATTTGGCGCAATTGTCTGCCGTCTTCAGGAAGGCGCGGAACAGCTTGCCTTCGCCGCAGCGCGGGCAGCGGCCGCGAAAGCCGCGCTTCATCGCCGCAAAGACATCGCGCTTCTCGACGAGGCCGCTCTCGCGCGTCCAGATTTTTGGGACCGTGCTCATCGTCACCATGCTTTGCCCTTCTTGCCCTTGGGTTTTCCCTTGGGTTTCCCCTTGTTCTTCTTCCCCTTGGCGGATTTTGGCTTCGACGGCTTGCGTTTTTTATCCGGGCTGCGTCCGGGATGGGCCTTGAACGAGGGGCGGCGTTGTGGACCAGGTCGCCTGCGGTCGCGCGGGTTCGTCTCACTGGAGGATGACAGCAGCTCGAAGCGCAGCGCGCCCGCAATGGGGGCGGCTTCGATCAGGCGGACATCGACGACGTCGCCCAGCTGATACATGGTGCCGCTGCGCGTGCCGATCAGCGCATGGCGGCTCTCGTCATAGTTGAAATATTCCGTGCCGAGGGATCGGATCGGGATCAATCCGTCGGCGCCGGTCTCGGCGAGCTTGACGAACAGGCCGGCGCGGGTGACGCCGGAGACGCGGCCCTGGAAGCTGGCGCCGATGCGGTCGGCGAGGTGATGGGCGATCAGGCGGTCGACGGTCTCGCGCTCCGCCTTCATCGCGCGCCGCTCGGTCACCGAGATGTGGGCCGCGACCTCGCTCAGGGTTTCCGGCGTCTCGCTGTCGGGCAGGGCGCCTTCGCCGAGGCCGAGCGCGCGGACCAGCGCGCGGTGCACCACGAGGTCGGCATAGCGGCGGATCGGCGAGGTGAAATGCGCGTAGCGGCGCAAATTCAGGCCGAAGTGCCCGTAGTTCTCGGAAGAATATTCAGCCTGTGCCTGGGCGCGCAGCACCACCTC from Bradyrhizobium sp. CCBAU 53351 includes the following:
- a CDS encoding LLM class flavin-dependent oxidoreductase, translating into MAQRQLKLGAFMRPISIHTGAWRYPGAWPDANFNFGHIKTLIQKLEAGKFDAFFMADHLAVLNMPVNALKRSHTVTSFEPFTLLSALSAVTERIGLIATGSTTFDEPYHVARRFASLDHLSGGRAGWNIVTTSNPDAALNFGLDDHMEHAERYKRAREFYDVVTGLWDSFADDAFVRDVESGLFFDPAKMHTLDHHGKYLKVRGPLNIARPVQGWPVIVQAGASEDGKQLAAETAEAVFTGGGSLADGQKLYADIKGRMEKIGRDPEHLKILPGAFVVVGDSVDEAKEKRALLDSRVHYDSAIASLSVILGTDASGFDPDGQLPEIPETNASKSGRQRMVDLARRDKLTVRQLAQRVGGYGGLSFVGTAKTIADQMEEWLVGRGSDGFNIMFPFLPAGLDDFVDKVVPELQRRGIFRKEYEGPTLRENFGLPRPKNRFFEG
- a CDS encoding serine hydrolase, producing the protein MSDLATELDPFIAKVLQHWAVPGMSVAVVRRDGPVLVRAYGVRCVETSISADADTAFGIGSCSKAFTSALAAVLVDAGAIDWDDPIRKYLPSFELYDPWISDHVTLRDLLANRTGLSRASAGEYGSDLSRAEILFNARHIQPVAGFRDQFTYSNIGYAAAAEAMALSVGHPFDRILNDYLLTPLGLRPGNMSRADDNVAAPHYQIEGKVRAVPAMFVDNLLGAIGQTMSAREAATWLRFHLAEGKSSAVGSSRQIKETHLLQTARRDQTLNDGYGLGWHVRNRRIQHDGSIRGFRANIWCDLAGGLAIFVATNLGSGFAHFAVTNRIIQLMRGETVTDWITHFDEVLRKEFIDRVTSFNEEKRKEPVSTSRWSQEEFVGTYRHEGFGLLHIEPKDNHLWFRIDGLSGFDGPLMRFSSLGFEYQGERDAMALARMAFASPPQGDRARLRFQSDGHTIQGLTWDDWFGSARFVRS
- the rpmG gene encoding 50S ribosomal protein L33, whose product is MAKAVTIKVKLVSSADTGFYYVAKKNSRTMTDKLVKKKYDPVARKHVEFREAKIK
- a CDS encoding DUF983 domain-containing protein, with translation MVTMSTVPKIWTRESGLVEKRDVFAAMKRGFRGRCPRCGEGKLFRAFLKTADNCAKCGLDFTPHRADDLPAYLVIVIVGHIVVPAVLWIETNYTTPVWISFAAYLPFTFVASLALLQPVKGAVVGLQWALRMHGFDESPPDGIPPV
- a CDS encoding acyltransferase, whose translation is MKSHLPLLDPLRFAAALGVAIFHQMFWSWAWTSIGVPGFERTVAADVIYPSAAAFTWFGWVGVEIFFVISGFVIANSASTSSPGAFLLGRALRLYPAVWVCATATFLVLLLFGTGPASELILPYIHAMLMVPKGVTGQWLDEVYWTLAAETAFYGLVFCAMLTRKITLRHLAFGLTIYSAIFNAVALLVASCTTPSDLPYLVILMFRVPCAAFLLSHGCFFALGIWLFISANRELTALEQFAVVVTCLSGAAEIYVFASFFLTSIPAIADQSALVPIMVWALAVLLIALAARRNRRSAGAAAPEAPAYLRTLGLITYPLYLTHNVIGAAIIRALIDAGFDATSALWIALGLLGLVCWFICAKIEPAIRAALMQALARFGKLPQKQPASRRPAWARGLRFPLPVSMKVKAATS
- a CDS encoding NUDIX hydrolase, whose amino-acid sequence is MTDIAQVADKAKVHEEKEADHHPYFRPRDAATLILVDRSGAIPKVLVGKRHDKVVFMPGKFVFPGGRVDKADYRVPCAAPITAELEANLAKGSPKTPASRAKSLAIAAIREACEETGLCLGRKTEAKLTKLDGPWKPFADAGLLPDPSSLFLIARAITPPGRVKRFDTRFFTADASAITHRVDGVIHADAELVELVWVELGSKPLADLHPMTRNVLNELDTRLATGPLRHDAPVPFFHFYGGKMQKDILG